GCGACGGCCGACGGCTACTACCGCTTCTCCTTCGCGGGCACCACGACCACCCCGTCGGTCAGCGCCGCGGGCGACTACGTCGACGTGCAGTAGGCACCACCACCTTCGTTCCGGCCCCGGCAGCGCCCGCGCTGCCGGGGCCGGAACGTTTCCCCCGCCGGCTCACGGCGCGCACCGGCGGTCCACCCGGCGCCACAGGGGTTCCAGGGCCGCCGCTGCCGCCACCGCCACCGCCACCGCCGTCCACGGCATCGTGACGCCCACGAGCCGGAGGGCGAAGAAGTCCTGCAGCGCAGGGACGGCGAGGACGAGCACGAAGGCGGCGGCCATGGCGGCCACCAGGACCACCCGCCACCAGGTGTACGGGCGGGCGACGACCGCCAGGACCCACAGGGAGACCAGGAACAGGGTCAGGGTGGCCGCGCTGGTCTCCGCGGCCAGCGCGCCGGGGCCGGCGTAGTGGTGGCGGGCGAGCAGGTACGTCGCGAAGGTCGCGGCCGCGGCCACCACCCCGCCCGGCACCGAGTACCGCATCACGCGCCGCACGAAGTGCGGTCGCGCCCGCTCCCGGTTGGGGGCCAGCGCCAGGAAGAAGGCCGGGACGCCGATGGTCAGGGTGGACAGCAGGGTCAGGTGCCGGGGCAGGAAGGGGTAATCGACCTGCCAGCACACCACCAGTAGCGCCAGCAGCACCGAGTAGACCGTCTTGACCAGGAACAGCGTGGCCACGCGCGTGATGTTGCCGATCACCCGGCGGCCCTCGGCGACCACCGAGGGCAGGGCCGCGAAACCGTCGTCCAGCAGGACGATCTGCGCGACCGCCCGGGTCGCCTCCGAGCCCGAGCCCATCGCGACGCCGATGTCGGCGTCCTTCAGGGCGAGGACGTCGTTCACCCCGTCGCCCGTCATCGCGACCGTGTGCCCGCGCGAGCGCAGCGCGCCGACCATCTCCCGCTTCCGCCGGGGGGTGACCCGGCCGAAGACGGTCCCCTCGTCCACCGCGTCCGCCAGGCCCCGCCGGTCGGCGGGCAGCAGCCGCGCGTCCACCGCCGTGCCGGGCAGGCCCAGCCTGCCGGCGACCGCGCCGACGGACACCGCGTTGTCGCCGGAGACCACCTTGGCGCGGACGTCCTGCTCGGCGAAGTAGCGCAGGGTGTCGGCGGCGTCCAGGCGCAACCGCTGTTCGAGGGCGACCAGGGCGGCCGGGCGCGCCCCCCGGGCCGGCTCGGCGTCGTCCAGGTCGCGCACGGCACGGGCCAGCAGCAGCACCCGCAGCCCCCGCTCGTTCAGGCGCCCGGTCTCGGCCAGGGCGGGGTCGTCGGGCGAGAGCAGGACGTCCGGCGCGCCCAGCAGCCACGTACTGGTCTCCCCGTCGCCCTCGCCGAAGGCGGCGCCGCTGTACCCGCGCGCGGAGGAGAACGGCAGCGACTCCACGCAGCGCCACTCCCCGCTGTCCGGGTAGGCGTCGATGACCGCCCGGAGCGAGGCGTTGGGGCGCGGGTCGGACTCGCCGAGCGCGCCGAGCACCTTGCGCACGTACGACTCGTCGGCCCCGTCCAGCGGCCGCAGCCCGGTCACGTCCATGCCGCCCTCGGTGAGCGTGCCCGTCTTGTCCAGGCAGACGGTGTCGACGCGGGCCAGCCCCTCGATGGCCGGCAGTTCCTGCACCAGGCACTGCCTGCGGCCCAGCCGGATGACCCCGATCGCGAAGGCGACGGAGGTGAGGAGCACCAGCCCCTCCGGGACCATCGGCACGATCCCGCCGACCGTGCGGGCCACCGCGTCCCCCGCCCCGTCGTCCTCGACCACCAGCTGGGTGACGACCAGTCCGATCGCGGCCGGGACCATCATCCACGTCACGTACTTCAGGATCGTGGAGACGCCCGTGCGCAGTTCGGAGTGGACCAGGGTGAAGCGGGAGGCCTCCTCGGTGAGCTGCGCGGCGTACGCCTCCCGGCCCACCCTGGTCGCCGTGAAGGCCCCGCCGCCCGCGACCACGAAGCTCCCCGACATCACCGGGTCCCCCGGGCGCTTGACGACCGGGTCGGCCTCGCCCGTCAGCAGCGACTCGTCGATCTCCAGACCGTCGGCCTCGGCGCACACCCCGTCCACCACGACCTTGTCGCCGGGGCCGATCTCGATGACGTCGTCCAGCACGATCTCGTGCGTGGCCACCTCGGCGGCCACGCCGTCCCGGCGGACCGTCGGCCGGGCCCCGCCGATCACGGCGAGTGAGTCGAGGGTCTGCTTCGCCCGCCACTCCTGCGCGATGCCGATGGCGGTGTTGGCGAGGACCACGAAGCCGAAGAGGCCGTCCTGGACCGGTGCGACGAACAGCGTGATCAGCCAGAGCACGCCGATGATGGCGTTGAACCGGGTGAAGACGTTGCCGCGGACGATCTCGCCCGGCGAGCGGCTGCTGCGCACCGGTACGTCGTTGACCTGACCCCGCGCGACGCGCTCCGCGACCTCGGCCCCGGTCAGTCCGGCCGGGGGTGCCGGCGGCAGGGCCACCGGATGCACGGGGTCGAGTTCGGCTCCCGCGTCGATGTGGGTCATGCAATCGACGGTACGTGCGGTCCGGTCCGCCCGCCCACCTTCGACCCGCCCACCTCCGGGCGGTCGCACCTCCGGCGGCCCGGGCGGGAGGCCGGGGAGCAGGGGCGCCGGAGGACCGGGGCGGGAGGCCGGGAGCCGGGGTCTATTCGGCCGGGGCCGGCCGCACCGCCGCCGCCCGCTTGATGGCGGCGTCCCGCCGCCGCACGTACCAGACGCCGATCAGCCCCAGCCCGCCCCCCGCCAGGCAGGTCCACAGCCACCACAGGTGGCCGTGGTCGTCGAACCAGCCGTAGAAGGGGAGCTGGACCAGGAAGAGGACGAACCACACGACCGTGACGCCGGTGATGGTGGCGACCACGGGCCCCTCCAGGGGCTCCGGCGCCTCGTGCTCGGGGGTCCACTTAGCCATGGGGACAGCTTACGAGGCGATCAGGTCTACGCGCGGAGATAGCGATCTTTCCCTTATATCTTCATACTGAAGCCGTTTGTCCTTGACCGCTTCTTATCGTAGGAAACTCCAACGGGGCTCGGGGGAACCCCGTCGGTGATGAGGTCCCGCATGCCC
This is a stretch of genomic DNA from Streptomyces sp. TG1A-8. It encodes these proteins:
- a CDS encoding DUF2530 domain-containing protein, whose protein sequence is MAKWTPEHEAPEPLEGPVVATITGVTVVWFVLFLVQLPFYGWFDDHGHLWWLWTCLAGGGLGLIGVWYVRRRDAAIKRAAAVRPAPAE
- a CDS encoding HAD-IC family P-type ATPase, which encodes MTHIDAGAELDPVHPVALPPAPPAGLTGAEVAERVARGQVNDVPVRSSRSPGEIVRGNVFTRFNAIIGVLWLITLFVAPVQDGLFGFVVLANTAIGIAQEWRAKQTLDSLAVIGGARPTVRRDGVAAEVATHEIVLDDVIEIGPGDKVVVDGVCAEADGLEIDESLLTGEADPVVKRPGDPVMSGSFVVAGGGAFTATRVGREAYAAQLTEEASRFTLVHSELRTGVSTILKYVTWMMVPAAIGLVVTQLVVEDDGAGDAVARTVGGIVPMVPEGLVLLTSVAFAIGVIRLGRRQCLVQELPAIEGLARVDTVCLDKTGTLTEGGMDVTGLRPLDGADESYVRKVLGALGESDPRPNASLRAVIDAYPDSGEWRCVESLPFSSARGYSGAAFGEGDGETSTWLLGAPDVLLSPDDPALAETGRLNERGLRVLLLARAVRDLDDAEPARGARPAALVALEQRLRLDAADTLRYFAEQDVRAKVVSGDNAVSVGAVAGRLGLPGTAVDARLLPADRRGLADAVDEGTVFGRVTPRRKREMVGALRSRGHTVAMTGDGVNDVLALKDADIGVAMGSGSEATRAVAQIVLLDDGFAALPSVVAEGRRVIGNITRVATLFLVKTVYSVLLALLVVCWQVDYPFLPRHLTLLSTLTIGVPAFFLALAPNRERARPHFVRRVMRYSVPGGVVAAAATFATYLLARHHYAGPGALAAETSAATLTLFLVSLWVLAVVARPYTWWRVVLVAAMAAAFVLVLAVPALQDFFALRLVGVTMPWTAVAVAVAAAAALEPLWRRVDRRCAP